A DNA window from Impatiens glandulifera chromosome 7, dImpGla2.1, whole genome shotgun sequence contains the following coding sequences:
- the LOC124909722 gene encoding uncharacterized protein LOC124909722, translated as MGNPPRIRKRVQATRRAPDGSAFQNCTKCGVLVPIALEDMHECDVEKDVMIGKIGNETQIKSNQRFQHQPKSAFRFFMESFLKNCEGNDNQIEDDREGFNKWRKISEK; from the exons ATGGGTAATCCTCCAAGAATCCGAAAGAGGGTCCAAGCAACCAGACGTGCTCCTGATGGAAGTGCCTTCCAAAACTG TACTAAATGCGGAGTTTTAGTTCCAATCGCTCTTGAAGACATGCACGAATGCGATGTTGAAAAGGATGTGATGATAGGAAAGATTGGAAATGAGACCCAAATTAAGTCGAACCAGAGGTTTCAACATCAACCCAAATCAGCCTTCCGTTTCTTCAT GGAGAGCTTTTTGAAGAACTGTGAAGGTAATGATAATCAGATTGAAGATGACAGAGAGGGGTTTAATAAGTGGAGGAAGATTTCTGAGAAA
- the LOC124910552 gene encoding BTB/POZ domain-containing protein At3g56230: MDCSICTTMPFILRPPRNTICAACYEGGKNLITLTNKLEADNNSNNKGSFIDKPSTIISATSNSTNSSKGLANALKWVKEMKEMEEEYNERLSFLSNFVTAFRHEIHPDIQIKPGNNAPSISAHRALLAVRSDIFRNMLDSDGCKSAPTDAISLPELSYEELESLLEFLYSGTLSKEKADKHVYSLSVAADKYDIRYLQKFCENRMLGSLNATNALDVLEISDICSNQTLKETALNFIVKNMEDVVFTARFDAFALKNPHLIVQITRASFMDIKNRQNVV, encoded by the exons ATGGATTGCTCAATATGCACAACCATGCCCTTCATTTTAAGGCCACCGAGGAACACAATATGTGCAGCATGTTATGAGGGTGGAAAGAATTTGATCACCTTAACTAACAAACTTGAGGCTGATAACAACAGTAATAACAAGGGATCATTCATTGATAAACCATCAACCATTATTTCTGCAACTTCAAATTCTACCAACTCTTCAAAG GGATTGGCAAATGCCCTGAAATGGGTAAAGGAAATGAAGGAGATGGAAGAGGAATACAATGAAAGGTTGAGTTTCCTTTCAAACTTTGTGACCGCCTTTAGACATGAAATTCATCCTGATATTCAGATAAAGCCAGGCAACAATGCTCCTTCAATCTCTGCCCATAGAGCTTTGCTG GCGGTTAGATCAGATATATTCAGGAACATGCTTGATTCAGATGGATGCAAATCGGCTCCAACAGACGCAATAAGTCTCCCTGAACTGAGCTACGAAGAGTTAGAATCATTGCTGGAGTTCCTCTACAGCGGAACCTTGTCAAAGGAAAAGGCAGACAAACATGTTTATTCTCTGTCGGTGGCTGCAGACAAGTACGACATTAGGTATCTCCAGAAGTTCTGCGAGAATCGGATGCTGGGATCTTTGAATGCTACAAACGCCCTCGATGTGTTGGAGATATCCGACATTTGTTCTAACCAGACGTTGAAGGAGACAGCCCTCAACTTCATTGTCAAGAACATGGAGGATGTTGTTTTTACGGCTAGATTCGACGCGTTTGCGCTCAAAAACCCGCATTTGATTGTGCAGATTACCAGGGCTTCCTTTATGGACATCAAGAACAGACAAAATGTGGTCTAG